One window of the Salvia splendens isolate huo1 unplaced genomic scaffold, SspV2 ctg1153, whole genome shotgun sequence genome contains the following:
- the LOC121788811 gene encoding 2-hydroxy-palmitic acid dioxygenase mpo1-like, translating to MGMFDLEEQFTFYGAYHNNPINIALHTVFVWPILFTALLLLNFTPPLFSQSPILLLGQSFLVLNYGFLSTLIYALYYVSLDKKAGSLAAFMCFLCWAGSSFLGHRLGFALGWK from the coding sequence ATGGGCATGTTTGATTTGGAGGAGCAGTTTACTTTCTACGGAGCTTACCACAACAACCCCATCAACATTGCTCTGCACACGGTCTTTGTTTGGCCAATCCTCTTCACAGCTCTGCTTCTTTTGAATTTCACACCGCCTTTATTCTCTCAATCCCCAATTCTTTTGCTGGGCCAGAGTTTCTTGGTCCTCAATTACGGCTTCTTGTCCACTTTGATTTATGCTCTGTATTATGTGAGTTTGGACAAAAAAGCTGGCTCTTTGGCTGCTTTCATGTGTTTCCTGTGTTGGGCTGGAAGCAGTTTTCTCGGTCATCGCCTCGGCTTTGCTTTGGGTTGGAAG